The DNA sequence TCAGTGTGAACACACAAATGAGGATCGACTGAAACAAAAACCATGAGTGTCTGAGATTGTGCAAGTGAGAGAATGCCCAACACTTATTTTTAGCCTTCAAAAGCTGAGTGAGTCATGTGAGCCCCCTTCTTTACTTCCCTCCTATCTATCTCATCACCCTCTCTCGCTCCTGTTTCACTGACAATGACACAAGAGGAATGCAggaataacaccccccccccccccccccttcagctgTAGAAATAGTTCATAATTCCTGAAATCTCTTCACTCCAATGGAAGGTTTTagcaaaaatgttttatgatttaaaatgtgcagaaaaGCAAAACCAAATACAGGgctgcaaagacacacacagagctggaaCCACAAATACGTgtgctggcacacacacacagcagatcaCAAGGAAATGCTAAGTGACAAAATATATCAGAGTCATCGTGACAGGACACAGAGGGAGTGAGAGTTCTGCTTCAAGAGTGATACCGTACATCATCCACATGTACACAAACACTGGACAGAAATGTTGATTTTCATCCGCTCTTGCAGACCTCAGGACTGAGACTGGATCCAAAGGTCCAACCACATGTGACACAATTCACAAGTTAGGAACCTCAAGCAGAAAGCACAGCGTTTGTAGAAGATGTTATTCCTTCCACAATGATAGCTCATTAAAACACCCTCAGCAAGGCTATGTAAACAGCAAGTGCCTATTATACctatttaaagaaaacaacatcTCCAGTTCTCTCTTTAGCACCTGAGCAACACTGACGAGTCAGCCACATACGCCTTCAACTCCAGAAGCTTCTTCACTAACAAAATTACAACTATTAGAGGAAAATATCGATCGCTCAACAGCTGTTATACAGTCATCAGAAACACCTAAAAGCTCCAATAAGCCCTTAAATTCTTTAGAACTGATTAACATTCCTGAGATGTCCTCTGTCTTAAGTAGGTCTACCACATGTCTCTCAGTCCCCAAGGACTGTTTGATATTTTGTCCTTGATTGGTAGTTCTGTTAGATGCCAGAGTAGTTTTTCTTTCGCATCAGGCTGCGTAGTCCTTGCTTTAAAAGGCTGCAGTACCGGTAATCAAACCACTGCTCAAAAAACCTCACCAGACATGTTAACAAATTACAGGCCTACCACTAACCTGCCCTGCCCTTTCTCTGGTTTTCTTGAAAAGGTGGCGCTGACTCAGTTACTTGACCACCTGCAGTCAGTCTTTCTGAAATGTTTCGCTTGAGTCTTAGAGCTCATCCCAGGGTGGAAAGAGCACTACTTAGAGTGATAAAAGATCTTCTGACTGCTTCATCCACTGGCCTTGGTTGTCTACTTGATTTGTTAGACTTCAAGGTTCTGTCCATGGACTGATCCCTTTCACCGTGTACACGCTTCCCTTTGGAACTATTATGATGGCATGATGACGAAACAGAGCAGTAAGTGAAACTTCAGGCTCAAAGATATAAAGTCTTAGATGACCGCAAATGTCCTTCTTCTCAAGTCGTACAAAAGTGACGTCATTGTGTTGGGTCCTGGATTCTTCGGGTATAGATCACCCGATGCTGTTTCTTTAGCCTTTTAGTTTGTCTGTAAGGAATCTGTCCTTTATCTGGAATATAAAATTGTAATTCATTGTTATCAGGATGTCTGAATAATTCATTGGCGTGCCTCCatctgatccaaaatgctgcagctagagttctgataGGAATTGGCAggagagatcacattactccgcCCCTGACCCCTCTTCaatggctgcccattaaatcaagaatagattttaaaatacGTTTCCTGACCGACAAGGTCCTTAGAGGCCAAACTCCATCATACCTGGAGAAGATGATAGCGCCAGATGGTCCCAGTAGACTGCTCACCTTTCACAGTGCTGGTTTTCTTGTGGTTCTCAGAAGCTTTAAAAGTTGAAGGGCTGGCCGAGCCTTGAGCTCTCAGGCCCCTTTGCTGTGGGACCagttccctgtccaggtatggaaGGTCTCTCTCTTTGAGAAAACCTATAATCTGTAGGTTATGTTGGGATGACCGAGTACGGAAACACGATCCACTGACGAGTTTCTCTTACTCTACAGGCTCATGGTTGCGTGTCTTCACATcacctcgtctcctctcctctcttcttttaTAGGTCATTGTCTGATGACAGTAACActgtttcttgtgtgtgtgtgtctctctcactttctcttccccctctcctcctctccctctctgtatCTATCTACAGGTGTCATGAGTCCATAGTTGCACACTGACCTGCTCAGTTTTAGTTTAGTTTCTGCAGTATGACAATTTACTTACATGTACAGTATGCATGTTTCTGttctgcaactgtttctgtcctctcctgaCCTTCACACAGTCAGCTATCAGCAGGAGCGTCTCACTATATGACCCTTATGACCTTGTCCTGCTCAGCAGGTCTTCCTGTAAAAGCAAGCTTTTCTTCCTGCCACTCTGGGTTCCTGTGACACAacacagacactatataaataaagttgaaataaaatgaatcaaacacacacacaagcagcctTGATCTGCCATATTTCCACCCAGCAATCCCACACTAAACCCCTGTAAATTATATATACTCACACGCACATTCACTTCCTTAAATAAGCACACACAATGGGGTGGTGGTTGGGCAGAGGTCATGATCCAGCCAGAGAGAAGGGAATCAGAGTTTAAATTCTCAGGCTTATCGCGGACAGTAAGCCCATATGTGACATGCgaacatgagtgtgtgtctgtgtatatacatacagtatCTAACATTCAGGGTaaatacacacatgcagcatATGTATATAAACATATTTAGAGTATGTACGTACATGTATATTAATATCTATCTATGAGTGCGTGTGTTTccacatgtgcatgtgtgaacatATAGTTCCACATTCAAATGTTGTGAGATCGCCCTTTGCAGTATTTTTGGAAAATCTCTCCCAGCATGCAAGAGACGAGACACTGAGCCGTCTGCTGAGGTGTCTGTTACAAACTCAAGTGAAGGCAAGTGAAAGACGGAAAAAAGGAAGGAATGGAAAGAATGTAGACAAAGGAAAGAATTTAATATGAGGCAGGGAGCAGGAATAAAGAAGGCAGAGGAGGTCGGTGAATGGATCTGTATGtgtgaagagaggaaaaaacagtgaATAGAATAcagaaaagaatgaatgaaagtTAGTGCAAGAATGATGTTGGGCAGGTGAAGAGCAGCACTTAATATGAGGCTTCAAATTGAGGCCAAAAAAGTTCCATCTTGGTTCCATCAGACTGGAGAATCTTCTGGTGCTTTCAGGGTTCTGACCCCCAGCAGACGCTTCCTTATGGTGGGTTAATGTttgggttaatgttagggttgACTATAAAATGTACATGCAAATTGAGTTGGACTGGAAAGTGTTGCTGCGCAGCTGCAGAACGATGCTGTATCGTGTGGTATAACAGCAGCCACTGGCAAACACCCACCGCCATTCTGTGACCAACACGCCATTGGctgacaaggaggaggaacaaggATAGCACGACATGCCATTGGTTAATAATCTTGAATATGCTCTTGGCAGTtcctgggctgtgtgtgtgtgtgtgtgtgtgtgtgtgtgtgtgtgtgtgtgtgtgtgtgtgtgttccaagCCTAAAGCAACCAGGCCAGTGGCTACAATTACAGTGACGGATGTGAAAGAACTGGGTCGGCTTCACAAGAGATCTGCCCCTGGGACGACAAGACCAGCCAGAGCCCTGAAtcaatacaacacacacactcacacacaaacaaccaTGCAGAAGAACGTCGTTCACTCAAGGTTGCATGTGACAAATGCTCCCATAGAAACAGAGGCCTAAATAAGTTACACCTGACAGCAGGACATGCGACAGCTGCATCAGACTGGACACAtttgtgggtcttttttttccttcaaatgAACTTAATGAAATCCAAAATCCAGATGAGCCTTTGTGCCCGTTCTTTCACCCAGGCACGCATTTGCACATTTCCCCCCTAAAGATTATTTTAGGGGCAGCCATGTTCACAGCCCATCCACACATAAGGGACATGTTttatggagtgtgtgtgtgggtgcgtgagtgtttgtgtgtgtggggcagatcatgcacgtgtttgtgtttactACCTCTGGCGGAAAGCTTCTTGGTGTTGATGATTTTGGCAGCATATTCCTGTCCAGAGGAGATCTTCACGCACCTCCTGACCACAGAGAACGCACCCCTGGGAAGAAAGGGTTGGAACAATATTAGGTGGAATTTGTGGTAGTTGATCTACAGAGACCCTCAAAAGCAGAGTCAAGTACGAACAGCATAAGCACGCTCAAAAAGGAGAAGCAGGTACTTTAAACTGGATGATTTTAAAGTACAACGCGCCAGTGGCAAAACCACCTTTTGAATAGAAGAGTACTCACAAGCATAGCTCttcagagaaaacacacacagtgaactGAACCAATGAACACTGCCCTCCACGTGGTGTTATTGGTGTTCCATGTatgaagattaaaaaaacaaaaactaggTCAGCTATAtttgagggaggagaggagcagagtgcTGCATCTCTCATCTCTAAGTGCCACCATGGACCCTCAGCTCTGCAGCCGTGCAGGCTGATTTTCTATTCATCCTCTTTCTCTGCAAACACACCTTTTCTCACACACAATAACCTGTTCTCTTCTTTCCTGCCACACATCTTCATTTGAGATGCGAACGCCCCATTGAAGCCATAGCAAAACACAAATAACAAAGGATTTCTAAAATGAACCCATCTCTTTCTCTAACTGggctcctcgctgctgctgctgtggctgtcgTGGCCACTGTTTTAAAGGTTTCAGTCAATCACAGCACATCAAACAACAGGCCTTAAAACTGCTGCTAAACATACAGCATAATGTGTAGCATAAACATGTTATCTAACATCCTCTGGAGTGAGCAGCTTGCCACTGAAGCTTACCTCTAATTTATAGAGGATTTAGCAAAGGAAATGATCATAGCATCTTACATAACCATGTTACTTCCTGCAGTAGCACAGTAAAATTAAAACTGTAATAATATTTTAACATATTTCTTTACACCGTGTCTGTGGGTTTTTACAAATctctttccccccattttccCACTGAGAATCCAAAGTACCGCTGACACCTGCGACTACttttaaatgttccttttattttacagttgCAGCATCTTTTTCAGATTAGTACTGGGCGAGTGTGCATGCAATGGATTTAATTTTCCGTGGATTAGTGCGTATGTGAGACTGGTTGTGGTGCGGGGAGACATTACCATTATTCTggtgtttgatttaaaaatctttGTGATCATTTTTAGGTTTTCAACCCAGGTCAAGCCCATATGTGGGCACATTATTAATGCCTGACAGCACATGAGCACAGGAAAGATAACACATCTCCATAGAAACACAGGTGTCCTCGATGGACACTGGGTTAACTGGGAACGCTGGTCTGAGCCTGATATCTATGTCGGGGCATATTGACCACATGCGGGGTCTTGGGCACGCTGCAGGTCAGGGTGTGCACAGGCAGGTAACAACCACGTCAGCGAGATggcgctcacacacatgcacagccacGAGGACGCGCGCGCAATCTCGGTTATGTGTTTTTTCCGACTGTCTATCTCTCTGGGATGAGGAATTCCCAGTTTGTGTCTGCTAATTGACCTAAAGCTCGGGAATCAGCAAACAGGCGTCTGTTGACGCATTGACGGGGGGACCTAGGAAAAGGTCAGAGGGGCaaagggtcgggggggggggggggcgctgtttTTTGATAAGCGCGACGATGTTGTGAAAGGTGTCCGAATGCAACATCGGCGCCTGCACCGTACGGAGGCAAATGGCTGGTGGGATCATCCTGAAGGACGGAAGCAGTCCTCCAGATGTGGGATTCAGATAAACAGATTCCAAATACTGTCATTTGTGATAGATAGCCCGACCTGACAATCCGACCTGATATCGCTTGTGCACCCTCCTTCCCATCCCCCTAAACACGCgcgcgaacacacacacacatacactcacacaacGCTATGCTCTTGCGCACGCTCACACATTTAAAGCACAGATGCAGATAGCCCAGAATCTGTAGGCATAAGCGGCCTATTACATAAGGGTCTGACATTTGCTACTCAGATTGTGCCAGATGATAAAAAAGATTGCGCCCTTACTTCCCCAGCTCCTCGAACAGCTGATATTCGTCGGTGAATCTCGTGCAGATGGTTAACGCCATCCTGACGGAGGTTCCAAGTGGTTGTGCGGAGACGCAGAAAAGGTGCTCGAACTGACGGCACGCACGGTCGTCAACGCCGCCCGGTTTTATTCTGGAGCCGCCAGCCGAGCGGAGGATTCATGCACAGATGAAACGTATCGGAGCTCCGACAGGATGCGGGAGGGGGTTGTTTTGCGGCAAATGACGCTTCGTGTACGCGGGTCCTTCGGTCTGAGCAGGAGAGCTTTCGACGTTTCTGGTGGCTGTTTTGTTGTTGCAGTATGTTCACAGGCAGGCTCCTGTCACTCTTCGGGCGCGCAACATTTTGTGTGCATCCCTGTGCCTCTGCATATCCGTCCGGCTCTGTGGCGGTGGGTCTCTCTGCGCACTACCGCACCTACCCCCCCGCCAGGCGCGCAGTCCCGCCCCTTCGCTGGCATCCTCTCAAAGAGCCTTTGCAAACAATACAGAGAGGATGAACAATAAAAGCCTATTAATGGCAAACGGTAACGCAAACCTTGTTTCTATACACACGTACCCATTATCGATGCCTCGGGGACCACGTGACGATGAATCAAATgttaatttatcattttatttgtCCCAAAGATGGAGGATGTGTTCGAACGAGCCTTCTGTTCGATTTTCCCTGCACAAGGTGGAAGATATGATCATATAAGTTTACGGCCTCGAATGTGCAAATTGTACTTTGTCCCTTGTGAGTTAAACCCACTACGTATTAGTTGATTATTAGTAGGTCCCTTATAGATATAGGATTAAAACAGATAAATGCtatttcaagtgtttttttttaacccccaaATGTTTTTTTACACTTTAGCTCACACAAATCAGTCGATGTATCAATTATTTCTGATTTCTTGTCTCACCTGGCTTCATCCATGTGTAAAGATCCTTTAGCGAGAGACATAAGTTATGTCCAGGACAAAATACTCTCTCCGTGTTTCATGTATTAACTTTTCCTGTCCTCTTTTGCACTGCAACATCCTCAACTCATGTTAAGGTTAAGCTATATATAGTTGTAATTGGTCTTTCAAGGCCTTAAGGTCAGGTATTGCTAAGACAATAAGCGTTTTGCCTGTTTCCACCTTCCACCTGTTTCCACTGAAGGCTCACGTTTATCAGATGTTTTCTGCAAAGGGTTTTGCACAAAGGTTCTTCTTTATGTCTTTCAATCCAGAGTTCTGAGTGAAAAATCAGAATTCCGAAGACAGAATTTTGAGATTATTCAGAATTCAATctttaatcaatctttatttatatagcgtctgttacaatcagaattatttataggcactttacagaatcccagggcttgacgcccaacaagcaacagtggcaaggaaaaactcccctttaacaggaagaaaccttgagcaggaccaggctcatgtagggggaccctcctgctgatggccggctgggtagagagagaggaggagggggaggacaggtagaggagacaataggtagaacatagaaatacattatattactgtaattaaaataagctgctggtagagtcGGGTGGGTGGGTCAGtaggtcagtaggtcagtatacagcttatgaaggcagcgatacctgtagatgtatacagagaggagggggggagaagcagaaaaactacacaagaaataacatcattagtctacttggtgaggaggagaggagaggagaggagaggagaggagaggagaggagaggagaggagaggagaggagaggagaggagaggagaggagaccatgacccagaggggtgacagaggcctggtgatcatgtttctggaccccggcagcctcagcctatagcagcataactaagatgttaacctaataattagacgataATTGACTTTAGTGTTTAGGGAAGGGTGTCATTGAACTAAAAACATAACTATAGCTGATTGGTTTTAGTTtgaaattaaacagaaaataaaatatgcacAAAAGCATATTATTAGTATGACTTATACTAGAAGGAAGAGGGAACCGCTGATATGTGATCGTTTTGACTCCACACGATGGAAGAATAAAGTTATTGGTCATTAAATACTCGAATGAGCGGTCTAGTAATTGGAACATGGGGCCTCTAGTGGTGAAAGTGGGGAATAGCAACAGCCTAGGtcataaaataaacataaatcatGTATTAATTATCATTTCCAAATAAATTTTCCACAAATATACAAAAATGAGTTGTGGTAAATATAATTTGTGGCATTTGATGTTTGATAGGCTTCTCATATTGTTTTGTTCACTCAACACAAATTCATGATGCAGAATAAATCTAAAGTActatcaaatatatatataagaaagagaaacacaaaTTTCCTTTTCACTTTTTTGGATTTTAATTTATCAAAAGGTTGCTAACGAACATGACAAATAGTTATCAGAGCCATTCATTCacatttaataaatattaaattctataaatattaaataaataagcattCAAGCTAGTAAAAAATAgtaagaaggaaggaagggaatgCAACAATGCTGAATAAATACAGTAACATGTTTGATACAAACATATGAGATCTTGAGTTCTCTTCTCATCTCAAGCCTTGATCAGAAGGCGGAGCAAGTCCTCAGATATGATTGTGATCATTTCTTTATATTTGGGGAGGAATACTTTCAGGTGCTTTCGTCTAAAAAGGTAGCGCTTGTTATTCTGGTCTGGCCTGTTCAGCGTTGTCTGCTGCAGGGGGagcaaataaaaagaagaatcaGTATGTGTGCCTCTTTCCCACCACAATGCACTTAGGATCAGCGTAAATTACTGTTCAACAGCACTGCAAACCCACCTGGACATGATCTTGTTGATGACCTTCTTCACCCAGGGAGCTTTAGGATCCAGGCAAACTTCTTGCCCTGACATCTTCAGAGTGGCACTGCAACACCAAAAGGAGCAGATTTGCAGTCGGTTAGATGAAAGTTTGGACAAAAAGCTTCAAATGAGATCTGAAACCGGATCCTGGTCTTACATGATCTCTGTCTCTTCACAGTGGGAGTTGGGGGGAATCAGCTCCACCTTGCCAATGTGGCGGCCGATGGGCCGACTCTCTGTCTGGATGCAGCGGCAGTGCTGTTCCACTCCGAGGCTCCGCAGGCTCATTCCTATTGGGAGGCAGCAGCCACACATGCTTACAAAATGCAACTCTTTGAGCAGAAACTCAAATgcatgcagagcagcacagtcAGATATGTGAAAATCCAAAACTTACCATTGCTGATAGCCAGGAATGCCAGGAGCACCACGAGAGATGTGAGGAAGACTCTGCTGCACATGACTGAGGAGTGTACAATAAAAGAGGCTGAAGGTTTTTCTTCTGAAAGTTTTCTAATGAAGCCAAAACCAGCGAGCAAGTGTCCTTTTGATTCCTTggttttcctgcttctccttccttGGCTCAGCACTGCTGTTTGAATCAGGTGCTGAAGTGTCAAGCTTTTATAGCCGTCTCGGAAATGAGTCATTTCCCCAGATGAGGAGCGTTGCGCAAGGTAGGATTCTTACCAGTCAAGAGGGAATTTACACAGTCAGGTAGCCGTTTTAATAAGTGGACGAGAGTCACGCATAGTTGGAAAAAAACTGTGACTAAAAATCTGTCACTGTCTTGttgtgaaataaagaaatagcGAATGTCGTGCTGGTTAGAGATTGCAGCATGTTGAAGCATTGCTCATACACAGTTCACTAATGATGGGGATCCAGCGAATTCTAATTCACTGACTGTACACAAGTGTATAATTACTTTTTTACCTTGTCA is a window from the Takifugu rubripes chromosome 17, fTakRub1.2, whole genome shotgun sequence genome containing:
- the cxcl8a gene encoding chemokine (C-X-C motif) ligand 8a precursor, which encodes MCSRVFLTSLVVLLAFLAISNGMSLRSLGVEQHCRCIQTESRPIGRHIGKVELIPPNSHCEETEIIATLKMSGQEVCLDPKAPWVKKVINKIMSSRQR